A single genomic interval of uncultured Desulfobulbus sp. harbors:
- a CDS encoding universal stress protein: MPEAVSTILVAVDPSDASKGAFHQALRMAQFLKAEVLAVSVTPRYEGNMNRWKIKAADEQLSQPFEQCLADLKRLAGEQGQKVRTIHIIGDPVEEIVRTAETENAGLIFMGYPKRSRIERAILGQTTTKVIGYSPCDVLMVPEGAEIAFSRILVGIDGSRYSMEAGQRALELALAFGGEVHALTVLDIPMERSFLYGVLESARRDSFPPLETLIGQGERFGVKVFKDILHGSPSETIVQYGEKHDIDLIVLGTYGRSAMAKILLGSVVERVAMISARPTLVVKRLGKNGVRDLI; this comes from the coding sequence ATGCCCGAGGCTGTCTCGACCATTCTGGTTGCTGTTGATCCGAGCGATGCGAGCAAAGGGGCCTTTCACCAGGCCCTGCGCATGGCTCAGTTCCTCAAGGCTGAAGTACTCGCCGTGTCGGTGACGCCCCGCTACGAGGGCAATATGAACCGGTGGAAAATCAAGGCCGCGGACGAGCAACTCAGCCAACCTTTCGAACAGTGCCTGGCGGATCTGAAACGACTGGCAGGAGAACAGGGACAGAAAGTTCGCACCATTCATATCATCGGCGATCCGGTCGAAGAGATTGTTCGAACAGCGGAAACGGAGAATGCAGGGTTGATTTTCATGGGGTATCCCAAGCGCTCCCGGATCGAGCGTGCGATTCTCGGGCAAACCACCACCAAGGTTATCGGCTACAGCCCCTGTGATGTGCTCATGGTTCCCGAGGGAGCGGAAATTGCCTTCTCACGGATCCTGGTAGGCATCGACGGCTCGCGCTACAGCATGGAAGCGGGCCAGCGGGCCCTGGAACTGGCCCTGGCCTTTGGTGGCGAAGTCCACGCCCTGACCGTACTTGATATCCCCATGGAACGCAGTTTTCTCTATGGGGTCCTTGAGTCGGCGCGGCGGGATAGTTTTCCGCCGCTTGAAACCTTAATCGGCCAGGGGGAGCGTTTTGGAGTCAAGGTCTTCAAGGACATCCTCCATGGATCGCCCTCTGAAACCATTGTCCAGTACGGCGAGAAGCACGATATCGACCTCATCGTGCTGGGCACCTATGGCCGCAGCGCCATGGCCAAAATCCTGCTCGGCTCCGTTGTCGAGCGGGTGGCAATGATTTCGGCACGCCCGACCCTGGTGGTCAAACGGTTGGGGAAAAACGGCGTTCGCGATCTCATTTGA
- a CDS encoding sulfite exporter TauE/SafE family protein, whose amino-acid sequence MHGAVTEAIQFIDLNAYNILFLFIVGFIGGLVSGFIGSGGAFVLTPGMMSLGVPGTVAVASNMCHKFPKALVGSIKRFKYGQVDIKLGVIMGVFAEIGVQVGIQIQKIILEKWGQAGSNLYVSFVFVCVLVIVGSFVMRDAMKMKNEPEDKPAAGPTLAKRLQKIELWPMLTMKTANLRISMWFLIPVAIATGMLAATIAVGGFIGVPGLMYIVGASAIVASATELVIAFVMGLGGTLIWAYYGMVDIRLVMLILAGSLFGVQLGAIGTTYVKEYMIKYVMATIMLIVAVSRFFAMPKYLNQLQVTSWNDSLVKSLTQASFLIMCCALCIGAGIILTNLFKARRMENAVASNS is encoded by the coding sequence ATGCACGGAGCAGTGACTGAAGCAATTCAATTTATCGATCTCAACGCGTACAACATCCTCTTTCTTTTTATCGTCGGCTTTATCGGCGGCCTGGTTTCCGGGTTCATTGGTTCCGGCGGTGCCTTTGTGCTCACCCCGGGCATGATGAGTCTGGGCGTTCCCGGCACCGTGGCCGTTGCCAGTAACATGTGCCACAAATTCCCCAAAGCCCTGGTCGGCTCGATCAAGCGCTTCAAATACGGCCAGGTTGATATCAAACTCGGCGTCATTATGGGTGTTTTTGCCGAGATCGGCGTGCAGGTGGGCATCCAGATTCAAAAAATTATCCTCGAGAAATGGGGGCAGGCCGGTTCCAACCTCTATGTCAGCTTTGTCTTCGTCTGCGTGCTTGTCATCGTCGGTTCCTTTGTTATGCGCGATGCGATGAAGATGAAAAATGAGCCTGAAGACAAACCTGCTGCCGGCCCCACCCTGGCCAAACGTCTGCAGAAGATCGAGCTTTGGCCGATGCTGACCATGAAGACTGCGAACCTGCGCATTTCCATGTGGTTCCTCATTCCCGTAGCCATCGCCACCGGTATGCTGGCTGCAACCATCGCCGTCGGCGGTTTTATCGGTGTTCCCGGTCTGATGTATATTGTCGGCGCTTCCGCCATCGTCGCCTCTGCCACCGAGTTGGTTATCGCCTTTGTCATGGGCCTGGGCGGCACCCTGATCTGGGCCTACTACGGAATGGTTGACATTCGTCTGGTTATGCTTATATTGGCCGGCTCGCTCTTCGGCGTTCAGCTTGGTGCCATCGGGACCACTTACGTCAAGGAGTACATGATCAAGTATGTTATGGCCACCATCATGCTGATCGTTGCCGTCAGCCGCTTCTTCGCCATGCCCAAGTACTTGAATCAATTGCAGGTCACCTCCTGGAATGACTCTCTGGTAAAATCTCTGACCCAGGCCAGCTTCCTCATCATGTGCTGCGCGCTCTGCATCGGTGCAGGTATCATCCTCACCAACCTGTTCAAGGCGCGCCGGATGGAGAATGCTGTTGCCAGTAACTCCTGA
- a CDS encoding DEAD/DEAH box helicase, with product MRFTDLALPEPLGKGIAEAGFVECTPIQELTLPLALSGQDVAGKGQTGTGKTAAFLLTLFCKLLQTTPDMESRQPRALILAPTRELVVQIEQDAQQLGLHCGFTIQAVYGGVDYNKQRDGLKQGVDILIGTPGRLIDYLKQKVYSLSQVEMLVIDEADRMFDLGFIGDLRFLLRRLPPFDQRQNLMFSATLNHRVMELAYEFMNMPQKVSVGGDTVTAERVEELLYHVGSTEKFSLLLGLLQREATQRTMIFVNTKRQGERLQGLMEANGFACRIISGDVAQAKRLKIMREFKQGDLPFLIATDVASRGLHIEGVSHVINYDLPEDPEDYVHRIGRTARAGAEGKAISLADEEGALNLEAIEAYIGHPIPTEWADDELFVNEYSRPSRSKRGKRRKSSRSVKKSQGAGEEGAEATAPAASSGEKGEAPKRRRRRKEKSPTKD from the coding sequence ATGCGATTTACAGACCTGGCACTGCCAGAACCCCTCGGCAAGGGTATTGCCGAAGCAGGCTTCGTTGAATGCACCCCCATCCAGGAGCTGACTCTGCCGTTGGCTCTCTCCGGCCAGGATGTGGCCGGGAAAGGCCAGACAGGCACAGGCAAGACCGCTGCCTTTCTCCTCACCCTCTTTTGCAAATTACTGCAAACCACCCCAGACATGGAATCGCGGCAGCCGCGGGCCCTGATCCTCGCCCCGACCCGCGAGTTGGTCGTTCAGATCGAGCAGGATGCACAGCAACTGGGACTCCATTGCGGATTTACCATCCAGGCCGTGTACGGCGGCGTTGACTACAACAAACAGCGCGATGGCCTCAAACAGGGGGTGGATATCCTTATCGGCACTCCCGGCCGGCTGATCGATTACCTCAAGCAAAAGGTCTACAGCCTTTCCCAGGTGGAAATGCTGGTGATCGACGAGGCGGACCGCATGTTTGACCTGGGGTTTATCGGCGACCTTCGCTTTCTTCTCCGGCGCCTGCCCCCCTTTGATCAGCGGCAAAACCTGATGTTCTCCGCCACCCTCAACCATCGGGTGATGGAACTGGCCTACGAGTTCATGAACATGCCGCAAAAGGTCAGTGTCGGCGGGGATACGGTCACCGCCGAGCGGGTGGAGGAACTGCTCTACCATGTCGGCAGCACCGAGAAATTCTCTCTGCTTCTTGGATTGTTGCAGCGGGAAGCCACCCAGCGGACCATGATCTTCGTCAACACCAAGCGCCAGGGGGAGCGGCTCCAGGGGTTGATGGAGGCCAACGGCTTTGCCTGCCGCATTATTTCCGGTGATGTGGCCCAGGCCAAACGGTTGAAGATCATGCGCGAGTTCAAGCAGGGCGATTTGCCCTTTCTCATCGCCACCGATGTGGCCTCACGGGGCTTGCATATCGAGGGTGTGAGCCACGTGATCAACTACGACCTGCCCGAGGACCCCGAGGATTACGTGCACCGGATCGGTCGAACCGCCCGCGCCGGTGCCGAGGGCAAGGCCATCTCCCTTGCCGACGAGGAGGGGGCGCTCAACCTGGAGGCCATCGAGGCCTATATCGGCCACCCCATCCCCACCGAATGGGCCGACGATGAGCTGTTCGTCAACGAGTATTCCCGGCCGAGCCGGAGTAAGCGGGGCAAACGGCGAAAAAGCTCCCGATCAGTGAAAAAATCACAGGGTGCAGGCGAAGAGGGGGCGGAGGCAACTGCGCCAGCTGCATCCTCTGGGGAGAAGGGCGAGGCGCCAAAGCGGCGGCGGAGAAGAAAAGAAAAATCCCCAACTAAGGACTGA
- the lon gene encoding endopeptidase La, translated as MFFKRRHEPVEERPSQTTQEPAHSPLEVLRKKIDEAQLPLQVLNTLNNELEKLEKTDPAVAEYSVGFNYVELVLALPWNKSTLCKLDISRAQAVLNTRHYGLKQVKERILEFLAAKTLCSKAQQTILLVDDEEIARTNMDHVLRKEGYTCHCAANGAEALEVMAREDIDLVVTDLKMEQMDGIELLQQINRTNPEIPVIMVTGFATVSSAVDALKQGAAHYLGKPVNLDELRRTVHEVLEKKLFVQMGKGPILCFTGPPGTGKTSVGKAIAEALQRKFIRVSLAGLRDEAELRGHRRTYVGALPGRIINELRRAEVNNPVFMLDEIDKIGQDFRGDPASALLEILDPEQNVHFTDHYLELAFDLSRIMFIATANDLSKLPGPLLDRMECIEFSGYTEKEKLEIGQQYIVPRQLKVAGLSRSAVNFSDEALMRVISDYTRESGLRNLERQIADVCRKIAMMYLKSGDKRDQPVVIDGPAVRKLLGPRKFYRDAAEADPQVGIATGMVWAETGGEIINVESAVMTGTGTLLLTGSLGEVLRESAQTVLSYLRSNTHLFGIADDFFSNTDIHIHFPSGAVSKDGPSAGVTIFASLLSLLTNQPARRDVALTGEMTLTGRILPVSGIREKVLAAKRAGVQTVLLPFANREVVEALDGDVTEGLQLVLVSNVHEIIEHIFVKA; from the coding sequence ATGTTCTTTAAACGAAGACACGAACCGGTCGAAGAACGTCCCTCGCAGACGACGCAGGAGCCCGCTCATTCCCCGCTGGAGGTGCTCCGCAAAAAGATCGACGAAGCCCAACTGCCGCTGCAGGTGCTCAACACCTTAAATAATGAGCTGGAAAAACTTGAAAAAACTGATCCTGCGGTTGCTGAATACTCGGTGGGGTTCAACTATGTGGAGCTTGTTCTTGCCCTGCCCTGGAACAAATCGACCCTGTGCAAGCTCGATATCAGCCGCGCGCAGGCCGTGCTCAACACCCGCCATTACGGCCTGAAACAGGTCAAGGAGCGGATCCTTGAATTTCTTGCTGCCAAAACCCTGTGCAGCAAGGCCCAGCAGACCATTCTTCTGGTGGACGACGAGGAGATCGCCCGCACCAATATGGATCATGTGTTGCGCAAGGAGGGGTACACCTGCCATTGCGCCGCCAACGGGGCCGAGGCGCTGGAGGTCATGGCCCGGGAGGACATCGACCTGGTGGTCACCGATCTGAAGATGGAACAGATGGACGGCATTGAACTGCTGCAGCAGATCAACCGGACCAATCCCGAGATTCCGGTGATCATGGTGACCGGGTTCGCCACCGTCAGTTCCGCCGTCGATGCCCTGAAGCAGGGCGCCGCCCACTACCTGGGCAAGCCGGTCAACCTCGATGAATTGCGCAGGACCGTGCACGAGGTTCTGGAGAAAAAGTTGTTTGTGCAGATGGGCAAGGGGCCGATCCTCTGCTTCACCGGCCCTCCCGGTACGGGGAAGACCTCGGTGGGCAAGGCCATAGCCGAGGCCCTGCAGCGCAAGTTCATCCGAGTGTCGCTTGCCGGACTGCGCGACGAGGCCGAACTCCGCGGGCATCGGCGCACCTATGTAGGGGCCTTGCCGGGGCGGATCATCAACGAACTCAGACGGGCCGAGGTCAACAATCCGGTGTTCATGCTCGATGAGATCGACAAGATCGGCCAGGATTTTCGCGGCGATCCCGCCTCAGCTCTGCTCGAGATTCTCGACCCGGAACAGAATGTCCATTTCACCGATCACTATCTGGAACTGGCCTTTGATCTCTCGAGGATCATGTTCATCGCCACGGCCAACGACCTGTCCAAATTGCCCGGGCCGCTGTTGGATCGCATGGAATGCATTGAATTTTCCGGGTACACCGAGAAGGAAAAACTGGAAATCGGCCAACAGTACATCGTACCTAGGCAATTGAAGGTGGCGGGGTTGTCGCGTTCGGCGGTCAACTTTTCCGACGAGGCCCTGATGCGGGTGATCAGTGATTATACCCGGGAGTCGGGGCTGCGCAACCTGGAGCGGCAGATCGCCGATGTGTGCCGGAAAATCGCGATGATGTATCTCAAGTCGGGAGACAAGCGCGACCAACCGGTGGTGATCGACGGACCTGCGGTGCGGAAACTGCTCGGACCGCGCAAATTCTACCGCGATGCGGCCGAGGCCGACCCACAGGTCGGCATTGCCACTGGAATGGTCTGGGCCGAGACCGGCGGGGAAATCATCAACGTCGAATCGGCGGTCATGACCGGGACCGGTACCTTGCTGCTCACCGGATCCCTGGGGGAAGTGCTCCGGGAATCTGCGCAGACGGTTCTGAGCTATCTTCGGAGCAATACGCACCTTTTTGGGATTGCCGATGATTTTTTCAGCAACACCGACATTCATATTCATTTTCCCTCGGGTGCGGTTTCCAAAGATGGCCCTTCCGCCGGAGTGACCATTTTCGCCTCCCTGCTCTCTCTCTTGACCAATCAACCGGCCAGGCGGGATGTGGCTCTAACCGGTGAAATGACCTTGACCGGGCGGATTTTGCCGGTGAGCGGTATTCGGGAAAAGGTGCTGGCCGCCAAACGGGCAGGGGTGCAGACCGTGCTGCTGCCGTTTGCCAATCGCGAGGTGGTGGAGGCCCTGGATGGGGATGTGACCGAGGGATTGCAGTTGGTTCTTGTGTCCAATGTCCATGAGATCATTGAACATATTTTTGTAAAGGCATGA